A single window of Rhizophagus irregularis chromosome 32, complete sequence DNA harbors:
- a CDS encoding DEAD (Asp-Glu-Ala-Asp) box polypeptide 23, whose protein sequence is MPTERTERSRRSYADTSSSSRRHRSRSPHSRRDDSYHRHRYGREYERDSRRSGDYNELPRRGSPSHDKARYDSREIRENENTSDKTLNNKDSTKESNGALKPKVPISLEELLQKRESEKQVNERPKFLTKEERAKVALDKRQKEVEEQRRKQDEERRQQEEFQRRAAEEARQNGYGRDRRDYYDRYDRDRYDRYDRERPRVKDRDSEKRPNDKSDTNAETEKLADKELQAIRERYMGGERKKRKIRKMNEKKFVFDWDAGEDTSQDFNPLYANKHNAQMFGRGHFAGIDIKEQKRDRAQFYNQLLEERRTLDQKDRAEERLEIDRRKELKTMWDDRHWSEKPLTEMKERDWRIFKEDFNITTKGGSIPNPIRSWAESGLSERILNLIESIGYKSPTPIQRQAIPIGLQNRDIIGIAETGSGKTASFVIPMLVYISDLPRLTEENMSDGPYALILAPTRELAQQIEQETLKFAAPMGFNCVSIVGGHAVEEQAFNLRNGAEIIIATPGRLKDCLDRRILVLNQCTYVVMDEADRMIDMGFETDVNVILDALPVSNVKPDTDEAENPAEMLKKIGQKERYRQTVMFSATMPPAVERLAKRYLRRPAVVTIGTAGQAVDTVEQRVEMINDEGKKKARLLELLQGSFDPPIIIFVNQKKGCDVLARALNKLGYRATTLHGGKTQEQRESALAHLKNGTMDILVATDVAGRGIDVKNVSLVINYDMAKNIEDYTHRIGRTGRAGKSGVSITFLSNADADVMYDLKQMIMKSPISRVPAELSSHPSAMAKPGTYIAKRKHEETIFQ, encoded by the exons atgccAACTGAAAGAACTGAAAGATCTCGAAG aTCGTATGCCGACACTTCCTCAAGTTCAAGGAGGCATCGTTCCCGATCGCCTCATTCACGCCGGGACGATTCTTACCACAGACATCGATATGGGAGAGAATATGAAAGGGATAGTCGAAGAAGTGGTGATTATAACGAACTGCCACGCAGGGGTTCACCTAGCCATGATAAAGCACGATATGATTCTCGGGAAATTCGggaaaatgaaaatacctCCGATAAAACccttaataataaagattcgACAAAGGAGTCGAACGGTGCATTAAAACCTAAAGTTCCAATATCTTTGGAAGAATTATTGCAGAAGAGAGAATCTGAGAAACAAGTTAATGAGAGA CCCAAATTCTTGACAAAAGAAGAACGAGCAAAAGTAGCATTGGACAAACGACAAAAAGAAGTTGAAGAACAACGTCGTAAACAGGATGAAGAAAGGCGCCAGCAAGAAGAATTTCAAAGACGTGCCGCGGAAGAAGCTCGTCAAAATG gGTATGGACGTGATAGACGAGATTATTATGATCGATATGATCGTGATAGATATGACCGTTATGATCGTGAAAGGCCAAGGGTTAAAGATAGAGATAGTGAAAAACGTCCTAATGATAAATCAGATACAAATGCAGAAACAGAAAAATTAGCCGATAAGGAATTACAGGCTATAagg GAACGATATATGGGAGGTGAACGGAAAAAACGTAAAATACGTAAAATGAATGAAAAGAAGTTTGTTTTTGATTGGGATGCTGGGGAAGATACTTCACAAGATTTTAATCCGCTGTACGCAAATAAACATAATGCACAAATGTTTGGCCGTGGACATTTCGCTGGCATCGACATCAAAGAACAAAAACGTGATCGTGCTCAATTTTATAACCAGCTCCTTGAAGAAAGAAGGACACTTGATCAAAAAGATCGCGCTGA GGAAAGGTTGGAAATTGATAGACGTAAAGAGTTAAAGACAATGTGGGATGATCGTCATTGGTCGGAAAAACCATTGACAGAGATGAAAGAAAGAGATTGGCGTATTTTTAAAGAAGATTTCAATATTACCACTAAAG GTGGCAGTATTCCAAATCCTATAAGGTCTTGGGCAGAATCTGGTTTGTCGGAACGCATACTTAATCTTATTGAGAGTATTGGATATAAATCTCCCACTCCTATTCAACGTCAAGCTATACCAATCGGTTTACAAAATAGGGATATTATTGGTATTGCTGAAACAG GAAGCGGTAAGACTGCTTCATTTGTAATACCAATGCTTGTATATATATCCGATCTTCCAAGATTGACGGAAGAAAACATGTCAGATGGTCCATACGCTTTAATTTTGGCTCCTACTCGTGAATTGGCTCAGCAAATAGAGCAAGAAACATTGAAATTTGCAGCACCTATGGGATTCAATTGCGTTTCCATCGTTGGTGGG CATGCAGTAGAAGAACAAGCATTTAATTTGAGAAATGGCGCCGAAATTATTATCGCCACTCCTGGTCGTTTGAAAGATTGTTTGGATCGAAGGATATTGGTTCTTAATCAATGTACCTATGTAGTCATGGATGAA gctGATCGTATGATAGATATGGGTTTCGAAACGGatgtaaatgtaattttaGATGCATTGCCTGTATCAAATGTGAAGCCAGATACAGATGAGGCAGAAAATCCGGCTGAAATGCTTAAGAAGATTGGACAAAAAGAACGTTATAGACAAACTGTGATGTTTTCAGCTACTATGCCTCCAGCCGTAGAACGTTTGGCTAAAAG atatttAAGACGACCCGCAGTGGTAACTATAGGAACAGCCGGTCAGGCAGTAGATACTGTTGAACAAAGGGTAGAAATGATAAATGATGAAGGcaaaaagaa AGCAAGACTTCTAGAACTACTTCAAGGTTCTTTTGATCCACCAATCATCATATTTGTTAATCAAAAGAAAGGATGTGACGTTCTTGCCAGAGCATTAAACAAACTTGGG TACCGTGCAACAACGCTACACGGTGGCAAAACTCAGGAACAAAG AGAAAGTGCATTGGCGCATCTTAAAAACGGAACAATGGATATATTGg tggCCACTGATGTAGCTGGACGTGGTATAGATGTAAAGAATGTTTCATTGGTAATCAATTATGATATGGCCAAGAATATTGAAG attatacACATCGTATTGGTCGTACTGGACGTGCCGGTAAATCTGGTGTCTCGATTACGTTCTTATCTAACGCAGATGCTGATGTCAT GTATGATCTTAAGCAAATGATTATGAAATCACCTATATCTCGTGTACCTGCTGAGTTGTCATCTCATCCATCAGCAATGGCTAAACCCGGTACTTATATAGCCAAACGAAAACACGAGGAAACTATTTTTCAATGA